The nucleotide sequence ACTCACCTAAATCATCAGTAAAGTGTACGGCAGTGCCAGCACGCAACACACCTTTCTCTCGCATTACAAGACCAACAAGTTTATCTGTGCCTGTTGCGCGTAATTTTTCTAATGCTTCTCGACCAATAAATTGACGATCTTCTGGTGCCCATGCAATCGTCCATCCCATATTTGCTTCAAGTGGATTAATCGTTTCATCCATCTCTTGGCTATAGAGGTTCATTCCCGCTTCTAGGCGTAATGTGTCTCTTGCACCTAATCCTGCGGGTTTAACTCCCACAGCTAATAATTTTTTCCAAAAATCGACTGCTTGCTCTTTTGGCATTGCGATTTCATAGCCAGCTTCACCGGTATAGCCCGTTGTCGCAATAAACAAGTCTCCAAGCTCTACACCATAGAAAGGCTTCATGGCAGAAACGACTTGGCGTTGCGCTTCGCTTAATAAGCTTTGTACTTTCTCTTGTGCATGAGGACCTTGAACAGCGATTAATGCTAAATCGTCACGAACAGTGATATTAACCACATAATCTGAAGCATGTTGTTCAATCCACGCGAGATCTTTTTCACGAGTAGCAGAATTCACAACGAGACGATAGAAAGAGTCATCAAAGTAATAGACGATAAGATCATCAATTACACCACCTGATGCATTTAGCATACCGGTATAAAGCGCCTTACCTTTTTCGGTGAGTTTAGCGATATCATTCGCTAATAAATAACGTAGAAAATCTTTAACTTGTGAGCCATGTAAGTCAACAATGGTCATATGAGAAACATCAAACATACCTGCATCACGACGTACAATATGATGTTCATCTATTTGGGAGCCATAATGCAAAGGCATCATCCAACCATGAAAATCGACCATACGAGCACCGCAGGCTACGTGCTCATCATACAACGGAGTCTGTTTTGCCATTCTTCCCTCTTTCTACTTTTACTTTAGATTATTCAGAGAACGTAATTTGTTAAATATAAAATTAAACTTGATTTGAAATCATAGTGTTAATCTCAAACTTAAGTTTATTTTTAAACATTGATTTAACAAATACGAGCAATTAACGTACAACGCAAACGATACCATCCCCTTGAACTTAGCATTGTGAGAAAAAATAAACCATAAGTTAAAATAGGGTATTGTGTCTCCTAATCATAATGTAGACATATGGGTATGCAGAACTAATGATTGCAATTATGCGTATCAGCGCTCATTTTTAGCGAGGAATTACTGAAAAAAGGGAATTAGTGCAAAGAATAGACTGAAAAAATAGATTTTTTTAGTTCTATTTCTTCAGTCAGATATAAATAAAAGTAATGTGAAATAAGAGAGAAATTAGATTTTTTCAACTGAAGTGAAATTTTTATTACTTAACCATTCAGGTAAATCAGAAAGTCCCATTGCTTGCTCAAGTAACTTAGGTTTTACCCCCGGTAAACTATCCGCTAACGAAAG is from Proteus columbae and encodes:
- the gcvT gene encoding glycine cleavage system aminomethyltransferase GcvT codes for the protein MAKQTPLYDEHVACGARMVDFHGWMMPLHYGSQIDEHHIVRRDAGMFDVSHMTIVDLHGSQVKDFLRYLLANDIAKLTEKGKALYTGMLNASGGVIDDLIVYYFDDSFYRLVVNSATREKDLAWIEQHASDYVVNITVRDDLALIAVQGPHAQEKVQSLLSEAQRQVVSAMKPFYGVELGDLFIATTGYTGEAGYEIAMPKEQAVDFWKKLLAVGVKPAGLGARDTLRLEAGMNLYSQEMDETINPLEANMGWTIAWAPEDRQFIGREALEKLRATGTDKLVGLVMREKGVLRAGTAVHFTDDLGELREGIITSGTFSPTLGFSIALARVPAGIKDSAIVLMRNREMPVEVVKPGFVRSGKALV